The following proteins are co-located in the Spinactinospora alkalitolerans genome:
- a CDS encoding ATP-binding cassette domain-containing protein produces MSEPVLELSGISKRFGAVQALSEVDLRVHPGEVVALLGDNGAGKSTLVKVIAGVNPADTGEIRWEGRPVGIGKPSDAQNLGIATIYQDLALCDNLDIVANLFIGNERTTAGILDELEMERRAQELLDSLSVRIPSLRVPVASLSGGQRQIIAIARSLLGDPKVVMLDEPTAALGVAQTAQVLDLIERLRDKGLGVILISHNMADVRAVADRAAVLRLGRNAGDFHVEDTSYEEIVAAITGAADNPVARRAGRVAVSGSEEA; encoded by the coding sequence ATGAGCGAACCAGTCCTGGAACTCTCCGGGATTTCCAAGAGATTCGGCGCGGTGCAGGCGCTCAGCGAGGTGGACCTGCGGGTGCACCCCGGCGAGGTCGTGGCCCTGCTCGGCGACAACGGCGCCGGCAAGTCCACGCTCGTCAAGGTGATCGCGGGCGTGAACCCCGCCGACACCGGCGAGATCCGCTGGGAGGGCAGGCCCGTCGGCATCGGCAAGCCCAGCGACGCCCAGAACCTCGGCATCGCCACCATCTACCAGGACCTCGCGCTCTGCGACAACCTGGACATCGTCGCCAACCTCTTCATCGGCAACGAGCGGACCACCGCCGGCATCCTGGACGAGCTGGAGATGGAGCGGCGGGCCCAGGAGCTGCTCGACTCGCTCTCGGTGCGGATTCCCAGCCTGCGGGTGCCGGTGGCCTCGCTGTCCGGCGGCCAGCGCCAGATCATCGCGATCGCCCGCTCCCTGCTGGGCGACCCCAAGGTCGTCATGCTGGACGAGCCCACGGCCGCGCTGGGCGTGGCCCAGACCGCGCAGGTCCTCGACCTGATCGAGCGGCTGCGCGACAAGGGGCTCGGCGTCATCCTGATCAGCCACAACATGGCCGACGTCCGCGCGGTCGCCGACCGCGCGGCCGTCCTGCGGCTCGGCCGCAACGCGGGTGACTTCCACGTCGAGGACACCAGCTACGAGGAGATCGTGGCGGCCATCACGGGAGCCGCGGACAACCCCGTCGCACGGCGGGCCGGGCGCGTCGCGGTGTCGGGATCGGAGGAAGCGTGA
- a CDS encoding neutral zinc metallopeptidase, with amino-acid sequence MDTIRGGEREPGPEPTPFPPAPPRDVLTGAHPAGPPLGARPPAPPPAAPPVGGPSTAVWLTAGGSALVAAVALTVCATLVFVSLDGTPVSGAKPDPTEMYDARRYWAGEPVEIEVGDHPMYALPAPEAVDCAVPDLNPRSAASWEAFSAEVGGCLDEIWHPRLEELGLRPESPGFHILSEAPDDMVTSDEEGLTLAFYQDRDMSISVLLPSVTEVATTVPGGADERVWVALLAHEYGHHVQGQTEILMETYEMEYAASSENEALDVLRRTELQAECFSGVAVGAFADYDAADASFINETFNGSSGDLDTHGSSGNRMHWFEEGWELDTVEGCNTFAASRTLTG; translated from the coding sequence TTGGACACCATCCGCGGCGGTGAGCGAGAGCCCGGCCCGGAGCCGACCCCGTTTCCCCCCGCCCCGCCCCGCGACGTCCTCACCGGGGCCCACCCGGCCGGGCCGCCCCTCGGCGCCCGGCCCCCCGCACCGCCCCCGGCCGCGCCCCCGGTCGGCGGGCCGTCCACCGCCGTGTGGCTCACCGCCGGCGGTTCGGCCCTGGTCGCCGCGGTCGCCCTGACGGTCTGCGCCACGCTGGTCTTCGTCTCCCTCGACGGCACCCCCGTCTCCGGCGCCAAACCGGACCCGACCGAGATGTACGACGCCCGCCGCTACTGGGCCGGCGAGCCCGTGGAGATCGAGGTCGGCGACCACCCGATGTACGCGCTCCCGGCCCCCGAAGCGGTCGACTGCGCCGTCCCCGACCTCAACCCCCGCTCAGCCGCGTCCTGGGAGGCGTTCAGCGCCGAGGTCGGCGGGTGCCTCGACGAGATCTGGCACCCCCGCCTGGAGGAGCTCGGCCTGCGGCCGGAGTCGCCCGGCTTCCACATCCTCAGCGAGGCGCCCGACGACATGGTCACCAGTGACGAGGAGGGCCTGACCCTCGCCTTCTACCAGGACCGGGACATGTCCATCAGCGTGCTGCTGCCCAGCGTCACCGAGGTCGCGACGACCGTCCCCGGCGGCGCCGACGAGCGCGTGTGGGTCGCCCTGCTCGCGCACGAGTACGGCCACCACGTCCAGGGGCAGACCGAGATCCTGATGGAGACCTACGAGATGGAGTACGCGGCGTCCTCGGAGAACGAGGCGCTGGACGTGCTGCGCCGCACCGAGTTGCAGGCCGAGTGCTTCAGCGGCGTGGCGGTCGGGGCCTTCGCCGACTACGACGCCGCCGACGCGTCCTTCATCAACGAGACCTTCAACGGCAGCAGCGGCGACCTCGACACCCACGGCAGCTCCGGCAACCGCATGCACTGGTTCGAGGAGGGGTGGGAGCTCGACACCGTCGAGGGGTGCAACACCTTCGCCGCCAGCCGGACCCTGACCGGGTGA
- the dxs gene encoding 1-deoxy-D-xylulose-5-phosphate synthase translates to MTLLESVKNPDDLKKLAADELPRLAGEIREFLVSKVSRTGGHLGPNLGVVELTIAMHRVFDSPRDPILFDTGHQSYVHKMLTGRQDFADLRRQGGLSGYPSRAESEHDFIENSHASTSLSYADGLAKANKLRGDTDRTVVAVIGDGALTGGMAWEALNNIAAGRDRRLVIVVNDNGRSYSPTIGGLADHLASLRMTQGYEQVLDIAKSTINRAPVVGPPLYEALHGLKKGLKDAIQPQVMFEDLGIKYLGPIDGHDEQTVEKALRRARDFGGPVIVHCLTQKGKGYAPAENHEEDQFHSLGAFDAETGVAKPKAGLQWTSVFSEEMVRLGAERDDIVAITAAMLHPTGLAEFAEAYPDRIYDVGIAEQHAATSAAGLAMGGMHPVVAVYATFLNRCFDQVLMDVALHRQGVTFCLDRAGVTGDDGASHNGMWDLSILQVVPNLGLAVPRDAARLRELLREAVAVDDGPTVVRYPKGGVAAEIEAVGHVGSMDVLRRATRGGHSEDLLLVAVGSMAETCCEVADRMADQGIGVTVVDPRWVKPLDPALADEAARHSVVAVVEDNGRVGAVGDAVARALRDADLDIPVRTFGVEQGFLDHAKRDEILAEMGLTSQDLARRLTETVSRHTERSMEDEPAR, encoded by the coding sequence GTGACGCTGCTCGAGTCGGTGAAGAATCCGGACGACCTGAAGAAACTCGCGGCCGACGAGCTTCCCCGGCTGGCGGGCGAGATCCGTGAGTTCCTCGTCTCGAAGGTCTCCCGGACCGGAGGGCACCTGGGGCCGAACCTGGGGGTCGTCGAGCTCACCATCGCGATGCACCGCGTGTTCGACTCCCCGCGCGATCCGATCCTGTTCGACACCGGTCACCAGTCCTACGTGCACAAGATGCTGACCGGGCGCCAGGACTTCGCCGACCTGCGCCGGCAGGGCGGCCTGTCCGGCTACCCCTCGCGCGCGGAGTCCGAGCACGACTTCATCGAGAACTCCCACGCCTCCACCTCGCTGTCCTACGCCGACGGCCTGGCCAAGGCCAACAAGCTGCGGGGCGACACCGACCGCACGGTCGTCGCCGTCATCGGCGACGGCGCGCTCACCGGCGGCATGGCCTGGGAGGCGCTGAACAACATCGCCGCCGGCCGCGACCGCCGCCTCGTCATCGTGGTCAACGACAACGGCCGCTCCTACTCGCCCACGATCGGCGGGCTGGCCGACCACCTGGCGTCGCTGCGCATGACGCAGGGCTACGAGCAGGTGCTCGACATCGCCAAGAGCACCATCAACCGCGCCCCCGTCGTCGGCCCGCCGCTGTACGAGGCGCTGCACGGCCTGAAGAAGGGCCTCAAGGACGCCATCCAGCCGCAGGTGATGTTCGAGGACCTCGGCATCAAGTACCTCGGCCCGATCGACGGCCACGACGAGCAGACGGTGGAGAAGGCACTGCGCCGCGCCCGCGACTTCGGCGGGCCGGTCATCGTGCACTGCCTGACCCAGAAGGGCAAGGGCTACGCCCCGGCGGAGAACCACGAGGAGGACCAGTTCCACTCCCTCGGCGCGTTCGACGCCGAGACCGGCGTCGCCAAGCCCAAGGCCGGGCTGCAGTGGACGTCGGTGTTCAGTGAGGAGATGGTCCGGCTCGGCGCCGAGCGCGACGACATCGTGGCCATCACGGCGGCCATGCTGCACCCCACCGGCCTCGCGGAGTTCGCCGAGGCCTACCCCGACCGCATCTACGACGTCGGCATCGCCGAGCAGCACGCTGCGACCTCGGCCGCGGGCCTGGCCATGGGCGGGATGCACCCGGTCGTCGCGGTCTACGCGACGTTCCTCAACCGCTGCTTCGACCAGGTGCTGATGGACGTCGCCCTGCACCGCCAGGGCGTCACGTTCTGCCTCGACCGCGCCGGCGTCACCGGTGACGACGGCGCCAGCCACAACGGCATGTGGGACCTGTCCATCCTGCAGGTCGTCCCGAACCTCGGCCTGGCGGTCCCGCGCGACGCCGCACGGCTGCGCGAGCTGCTGCGCGAGGCGGTCGCCGTCGACGACGGCCCCACCGTCGTGCGCTACCCCAAGGGCGGCGTCGCGGCCGAGATCGAGGCCGTCGGCCACGTGGGCTCCATGGACGTGCTGCGCCGCGCGACCCGGGGCGGCCACTCCGAGGACCTGCTGCTCGTCGCGGTCGGCTCCATGGCCGAGACCTGCTGCGAGGTCGCCGACCGCATGGCCGACCAGGGCATCGGCGTCACCGTCGTCGACCCCCGCTGGGTCAAGCCGCTCGACCCGGCGCTGGCCGACGAGGCCGCCCGCCACAGCGTGGTCGCGGTGGTCGAGGACAACGGCCGCGTGGGCGCCGTCGGCGACGCCGTCGCCCGCGCGCTGCGCGATGCCGACCTCGACATCCCGGTCCGCACGTTCGGCGTCGAGCAGGGGTTCCTGGACCACGCCAAGCGCGACGAGATCCTGGCCGAGATGGGGCTCACCTCCCAGGACCTGGCCCGCAGGCTCACCGAGACGGTCTCCCGGCACACCGAGCGGTCCATGGAGGACGAGCCGGCGCGTTAG
- a CDS encoding ABC transporter substrate-binding protein: MLAATGCGATTTGGEAAEGGDASVEEGFDIGLLLPESKTARYEKFDRPYFEEAVAELCEKCEVSYQNADQDTSKQQSQAEAMLTEGIDVMVLDAVDAEAAASVVQQAKSQGVPVVAYDRLAQGGVDYYVSFDNQTVGRTQGTALIEALEAEGTAGEGEIVMINGSPTDPNAADFKAGAHEVLDGQVEIGAEYDTADWSPDKAQQQMEQAITSIGADDITGVYSANDGMAAGIIAALKSAGVEDLPPVTGQDAELAGIQRIISGDQYMTVYKAIRPEAEVAAAMAVAAATGEEYEGGGEHMLTEVEDADGNTVPAVLLEPVAVTEDNVEDTVISDGFYSIEEICTDAYADTELCEQADGGDEDEDK; the protein is encoded by the coding sequence ATGCTCGCGGCCACCGGATGCGGCGCGACCACGACCGGCGGGGAGGCCGCTGAGGGCGGCGACGCCTCGGTCGAGGAGGGGTTCGACATCGGGCTGCTGCTGCCCGAGTCCAAGACCGCGCGCTACGAGAAGTTCGACCGGCCCTACTTCGAAGAGGCCGTGGCCGAGCTGTGCGAGAAGTGCGAGGTCTCGTACCAGAACGCCGACCAGGACACGTCCAAGCAGCAGTCGCAGGCCGAGGCCATGCTGACCGAGGGCATCGACGTGATGGTGCTCGACGCCGTCGACGCCGAGGCCGCGGCCAGCGTCGTCCAGCAGGCCAAGAGCCAGGGCGTCCCCGTCGTCGCCTACGACCGGCTCGCCCAGGGCGGGGTGGACTACTACGTCTCCTTCGACAACCAGACCGTGGGCAGGACCCAGGGCACGGCCCTGATCGAGGCCCTCGAGGCCGAGGGCACCGCGGGCGAGGGCGAGATCGTCATGATCAACGGCTCGCCGACCGACCCCAACGCAGCCGACTTCAAGGCCGGCGCGCACGAGGTCCTCGACGGCCAGGTCGAGATCGGCGCCGAGTACGACACCGCCGACTGGTCGCCCGACAAGGCCCAGCAGCAGATGGAGCAGGCCATCACCTCCATCGGCGCCGACGACATCACCGGCGTCTACTCCGCCAACGACGGCATGGCCGCCGGCATCATCGCCGCGCTCAAGAGCGCCGGCGTCGAGGACCTGCCCCCGGTCACCGGCCAGGACGCCGAGCTCGCCGGCATCCAGCGCATCATCTCCGGCGACCAGTACATGACCGTCTACAAGGCCATCAGGCCCGAAGCCGAGGTCGCCGCCGCGATGGCGGTCGCAGCGGCCACCGGCGAGGAGTACGAGGGCGGCGGCGAGCACATGCTGACCGAGGTCGAGGACGCCGACGGCAACACCGTCCCGGCGGTCCTGCTGGAGCCGGTCGCGGTGACCGAGGACAACGTCGAGGACACCGTGATCTCCGACGGCTTCTACAGCATCGAGGAGATCTGCACCGACGCCTACGCCGACACCGAGCTGTGCGAGCAGGCCGACGGCGGGGACGAGGACGAGGACAAGTAG
- the mug gene encoding G/U mismatch-specific DNA glycosylase: MARPSKDDLRNAHGATVPDVLAPGLDVLFCGINPGLYSGHTGLHFARPGNRFWPALHASGFTPRLLSPAEQHLLPEWGLGITNLVARATARADELTAEELREGGAVLRRRLREYRPALLAVLGVTAYRQAFARPDARIGPRDETVGGTPVWVLPNPSGLNAHWSAEAIAEELARVRGRAAGIPGGRSAFD; this comes from the coding sequence ATGGCCAGGCCCTCCAAGGACGACCTCCGAAACGCACACGGCGCCACCGTTCCCGACGTGCTCGCACCAGGACTCGACGTGCTGTTCTGCGGGATCAACCCCGGCCTGTACTCCGGCCACACCGGGTTGCACTTCGCCAGACCGGGCAACCGCTTCTGGCCGGCGCTGCACGCCTCGGGGTTCACCCCGCGGCTGCTGAGCCCCGCCGAGCAGCACCTGCTGCCCGAATGGGGGCTCGGCATCACCAACCTCGTCGCCCGCGCCACGGCGCGCGCCGACGAACTGACGGCCGAGGAGCTGCGCGAGGGCGGCGCGGTGCTGCGGCGCCGCCTGCGCGAGTACCGCCCCGCCCTGCTGGCGGTGCTCGGCGTGACGGCCTACCGGCAGGCGTTCGCCCGGCCCGATGCGCGGATCGGGCCGCGGGACGAGACCGTCGGCGGCACACCGGTCTGGGTGCTGCCCAATCCCAGCGGCCTCAACGCGCACTGGAGCGCCGAGGCCATCGCGGAGGAGCTGGCCAGGGTGCGCGGGCGGGCGGCCGGAATCCCCGGCGGCCGCAGCGCATTCGACTGA
- a CDS encoding ROK family transcriptional regulator, producing MTDAEVTPGSQAALRQANRQRVVEALREGGTLTQAEIARTTGLSAASVSNIVRDLRGVGTVSVRETSSNGRRARAVTLLRPPGVVVAIDFAFSRLKVALGDSQGRVLLEEAIAYDVAADPERGVRRAVWLAETLLTQARVDHSMVTSVAAAVPGPIDLATGEVGGITCMPRWAGFRPGAELAERLGLPVRVDNDANLCALAEAAEGVARGLDHVVYVNLSEGVGAGVIVSGRLFHGAGGTAGEIGHIGLDERGQVCRCGNRGCLETLVGAPYLLNMLPQQGNLGHPATLADMVGAAHGADPGCRRIVAEAGSALGRGMAIVANMFNPQMVVVGGELAEAGELFLEPMRRAMDLGTLGSALRDLRLVQGRLGSSAALRGALRYALASTG from the coding sequence GTGACGGACGCGGAGGTGACCCCCGGGTCACAGGCGGCGCTGCGCCAGGCCAACCGGCAGCGGGTCGTCGAGGCGCTGCGCGAGGGCGGCACGCTCACCCAGGCCGAGATCGCGCGCACCACCGGGCTGTCGGCGGCCAGCGTGTCCAACATCGTCCGCGACCTGCGCGGCGTGGGGACGGTCTCGGTGCGCGAGACCTCCTCCAACGGGCGGCGGGCCCGGGCGGTGACGCTGCTGCGCCCGCCCGGCGTCGTGGTCGCGATCGACTTCGCCTTCTCCCGCCTCAAGGTCGCGCTCGGCGACAGCCAGGGCCGCGTCCTGCTGGAGGAGGCGATCGCCTACGATGTCGCCGCCGACCCCGAGCGCGGCGTGCGGCGCGCGGTGTGGCTGGCGGAGACGCTGCTCACCCAGGCGAGGGTGGACCATTCCATGGTCACCTCCGTCGCGGCGGCCGTCCCGGGACCCATCGACCTCGCGACCGGCGAGGTCGGCGGGATCACCTGCATGCCGCGGTGGGCGGGGTTCCGCCCCGGCGCCGAACTCGCCGAGCGGCTGGGGCTGCCGGTGCGGGTGGACAACGACGCCAACCTGTGCGCGCTGGCCGAGGCCGCCGAGGGGGTGGCGCGCGGGCTGGACCACGTCGTCTACGTCAACCTCTCCGAGGGGGTGGGCGCCGGCGTCATCGTCTCGGGACGGCTGTTCCACGGCGCCGGCGGCACGGCGGGGGAGATCGGCCACATCGGGCTGGACGAGCGCGGACAGGTGTGCCGCTGCGGCAACCGCGGCTGCCTGGAGACCCTCGTGGGCGCCCCCTACCTGCTGAACATGCTCCCGCAGCAGGGCAACCTCGGCCATCCGGCCACGCTGGCCGACATGGTCGGCGCCGCGCACGGTGCCGACCCCGGCTGCCGCCGCATCGTCGCCGAGGCGGGATCGGCGCTGGGGCGCGGGATGGCGATCGTCGCCAACATGTTCAACCCGCAGATGGTCGTCGTCGGGGGCGAGCTCGCCGAGGCCGGGGAGCTCTTCCTGGAGCCGATGCGGCGCGCCATGGATCTGGGGACGCTGGGCAGCGCACTGCGCGATCTGCGGCTGGTCCAGGGGCGGCTCGGCTCGAGCGCGGCGCTGCGCGGGGCGCTGCGCTACGCCCTTGCCTCCACCGGGTGA
- a CDS encoding sulfite exporter TauE/SafE family protein, with the protein MPDFLFLIAAGTAVLLGAMVQGGVGLGLGLVAAPVISLLDPGLMPGSMLITTAVLPMLTLGSEWRHTDWRGIGWGMGGRLFGTAAGVWIVAALDPRMLGGAVGAMVLAAVVLSLWDLRMRITPWTLTAAGLVSGVTGTATSIGGPPMALLYQHEPGPRVRATLAGYFIIGVSVSLVALGLGGQLPARQVWIGAALIPFVVAGFLLGRPLRRVVDAGKMRIALLAVVTVSGVVLLLQSLL; encoded by the coding sequence GTGCCGGACTTCCTCTTCCTCATCGCCGCGGGCACCGCGGTGCTCCTTGGCGCCATGGTGCAGGGCGGCGTCGGCCTCGGACTGGGGCTGGTCGCCGCGCCGGTGATCTCCCTGCTCGACCCCGGCCTCATGCCCGGTTCGATGCTGATCACCACGGCCGTGCTGCCCATGCTGACCCTGGGATCGGAGTGGCGGCACACCGACTGGCGCGGCATCGGCTGGGGCATGGGCGGCCGGCTGTTCGGCACCGCGGCCGGCGTGTGGATCGTTGCGGCCCTCGACCCGCGGATGCTCGGCGGGGCCGTCGGGGCAATGGTGCTGGCCGCCGTGGTGCTGTCGCTGTGGGACCTGCGGATGCGCATCACCCCGTGGACGCTCACGGCCGCCGGCCTGGTCTCCGGCGTGACGGGCACCGCGACCTCCATCGGCGGGCCGCCCATGGCACTGCTCTACCAGCACGAGCCCGGTCCGCGTGTGCGCGCCACGCTGGCCGGCTACTTCATAATCGGGGTCAGCGTCTCGCTGGTCGCCCTGGGCCTGGGCGGACAGCTCCCGGCCCGCCAGGTGTGGATCGGCGCGGCCCTGATCCCCTTCGTGGTGGCGGGCTTCCTGCTGGGCCGCCCGCTGCGGCGGGTCGTCGACGCGGGCAAGATGCGCATCGCCCTGCTGGCCGTCGTGACCGTCTCCGGCGTCGTCCTGCTGCTCCAGTCGCTGCTGTGA
- a CDS encoding sugar ABC transporter permease, which translates to MAQQTPVANTAEGTRDPRLVVDTASPSGLLSGAVRRIRGGELGSLPVILGLIVIGVVFQSLNANFLTPQNLSNLAVQMVAVGLMSSGVIMVLLLGEIDLSVGSVAGVSGVVLAVCAVRYGLPEIVAIIAAVLTGLVIGTLHGTVFAKVGVPAFVVTLAGLIGWQGAQIYLLGSNGTINIGYDGAIAYLTQTYFVPVVGWAIGIAAVGLYFGSTFLGERRRIAAGLPAKSTAEVVVRTVLLAIPVFGAIAVFNQYKGVPLAFLIFVGFVVAFDLMLRKTRYGRMVFAVGGSAEAARRAGINVDLIRISVFALASALSAVGGILMVSRGFAVSQSSGGGDELMMAIAAAVIGGTSLFGGRGNAYSALLGGLVLYAIASGLFLLQMDSSVRFMITAAVLLIAVVLDSLSRRSRKTHARG; encoded by the coding sequence ATGGCTCAGCAGACCCCAGTCGCCAACACCGCGGAGGGCACCCGGGACCCCCGGTTGGTCGTCGACACCGCTTCACCGAGCGGACTGCTCTCGGGGGCCGTGCGTCGGATACGCGGCGGCGAGCTCGGCTCGCTGCCGGTCATCCTCGGGCTCATCGTCATCGGGGTGGTCTTCCAGTCGCTCAACGCCAACTTCCTGACGCCGCAGAACCTGTCCAACCTCGCCGTGCAGATGGTCGCGGTCGGCCTGATGTCGAGCGGCGTCATCATGGTGCTGCTGCTCGGTGAGATCGACCTGTCGGTCGGCTCCGTCGCCGGCGTCTCGGGCGTGGTGCTCGCGGTCTGCGCGGTCAGGTACGGGCTGCCCGAGATCGTGGCGATCATCGCGGCCGTGCTGACCGGCCTGGTGATCGGGACGCTGCACGGCACGGTCTTCGCCAAGGTCGGGGTCCCGGCGTTCGTCGTCACCCTGGCCGGCCTCATCGGCTGGCAGGGCGCGCAGATCTACCTGCTCGGCTCCAACGGCACCATCAACATCGGCTACGACGGCGCGATCGCCTACCTGACCCAGACCTACTTCGTGCCCGTGGTCGGCTGGGCCATCGGCATCGCGGCGGTCGGCCTGTACTTCGGCTCCACGTTCCTGGGCGAGCGCCGCCGCATCGCCGCCGGCCTGCCGGCCAAGTCCACCGCCGAGGTCGTGGTCCGCACCGTCCTGCTGGCGATCCCGGTCTTCGGCGCGATCGCGGTGTTCAACCAGTACAAGGGTGTCCCGCTGGCGTTCCTGATCTTCGTCGGGTTCGTGGTGGCCTTCGACCTGATGCTGCGCAAGACCCGCTACGGGCGCATGGTGTTCGCCGTCGGCGGCAGCGCCGAGGCGGCCCGCCGCGCCGGCATCAACGTCGACCTGATCCGGATCTCGGTGTTCGCGCTGGCCTCCGCGCTCTCCGCGGTGGGCGGCATCCTCATGGTGTCGCGCGGCTTCGCGGTCAGCCAGTCCAGCGGCGGCGGCGACGAGCTCATGATGGCGATCGCCGCGGCGGTCATCGGCGGCACCAGCCTCTTCGGCGGCCGCGGCAACGCCTACTCGGCGCTGCTGGGCGGCCTGGTCCTCTACGCCATCGCCTCCGGCCTGTTCCTGCTGCAGATGGACTCCTCGGTCCGGTTCATGATCACCGCGGCGGTGCTGCTCATCGCGGTCGTCCTGGACTCCCTGTCGCGGCGCAGCCGCAAGACCCACGCCCGAGGCTGA
- a CDS encoding TetR/AcrR family transcriptional regulator, which yields MPKQAISGRAEEKAGPAPRPSRRERVREATLREIKGIARLHLIEQGLPGVSLRAIAREMGMTAPGLYRYYAGLDDLLQSLRADFFDELSEAVGDADRALPADDVDGRILGSLRAFRSWALANRAEFTLLFGPPSPHRRDPDEGVAAEAGQRFAATFFTLFDELLRQRRFTPPPDEELSPALCRQLEHFAEHTGFLADSASHGALRVLMACWVRLYGLVCMEVFDHLAFVMDDMEPLFEAEVREILTTAGVEYRPPG from the coding sequence GTGCCGAAACAGGCGATATCAGGGCGGGCCGAGGAGAAGGCCGGGCCGGCCCCGCGGCCCTCGCGCAGGGAGCGCGTGCGCGAGGCCACGCTGCGGGAGATCAAGGGCATCGCCCGCCTGCACCTCATCGAGCAGGGACTCCCCGGCGTCTCGCTGCGGGCCATCGCCCGGGAGATGGGCATGACCGCGCCGGGCCTCTACCGCTACTACGCCGGCCTCGACGACCTGCTGCAGTCGCTGCGGGCCGACTTCTTCGACGAGCTGTCCGAGGCGGTCGGCGACGCCGACCGGGCGCTGCCGGCCGACGACGTCGACGGCCGCATCCTGGGGTCGCTGCGCGCGTTCCGCTCCTGGGCGCTGGCCAACCGCGCGGAGTTCACCCTCCTGTTCGGCCCGCCGAGCCCGCACCGGAGGGACCCCGACGAGGGCGTCGCGGCCGAGGCCGGGCAGCGCTTCGCCGCCACCTTCTTCACGCTCTTCGACGAGCTCCTGCGGCAGCGGCGGTTCACTCCCCCGCCCGACGAGGAGCTCTCCCCGGCGCTCTGCCGGCAGCTCGAGCACTTCGCCGAGCACACCGGCTTCCTCGCCGACAGCGCCTCCCACGGCGCGCTGCGCGTCCTCATGGCGTGCTGGGTCCGCCTCTACGGCCTCGTCTGCATGGAGGTCTTCGACCACCTGGCGTTCGTGATGGACGACATGGAGCCGCTGTTCGAGGCCGAGGTGCGCGAGATCCTCACCACCGCGGGCGTGGAGTACCGCCCGCCCGGGTAA
- a CDS encoding FAD-dependent oxidoreductase produces MTTPDPLRVAVIGSGPAGIYTADALTRQRRETVAVDVLDRLPTPYGLVRYGVAPDHTTIKGVARTLREVLENPQVRFIGAVEFGRDLTRDDLARAYHAVVYATGATVDRRLGVPGEDLPGSVAATDFVNWYCGHPDAEVERFLLDAEEVAVVGVGNVALDVVRILAKGADELHRTDIPQPMLDVLAASRVRRIHLLGRRGPAQAKFTANELRELGRLGTADVVVRPDEIDVDLNSEAMLRAARPARTNLKILTEWAGREPAGRERRVDVRFWLRPVALHGEGRVSALEAERTALDGEGRLVGTGERETLPVGMVFRSIGYASVPLPGVPFDAAARTVPHDQGRVLDAEGGAAVHGDYVAGWLKRGASGVIGTNKSDAAATVRSLLDDAPALRAARTGLMPVEEILRGTGATATTYADWLAIDAAEAARASELERGERVKLLGWDELYEAMRR; encoded by the coding sequence ATGACCACACCCGACCCCCTGCGCGTGGCGGTGATCGGCTCCGGCCCCGCGGGCATCTACACCGCGGACGCCCTGACCCGGCAGCGACGCGAGACCGTGGCCGTGGACGTGCTCGACCGGCTGCCCACCCCCTACGGCCTGGTGCGCTACGGCGTCGCGCCGGACCACACCACCATCAAGGGCGTGGCGCGCACCCTGCGCGAGGTACTGGAGAACCCGCAGGTGCGCTTCATCGGCGCGGTGGAGTTCGGCCGGGACCTCACCCGCGACGACCTCGCCCGCGCCTACCACGCGGTCGTCTACGCCACCGGCGCCACCGTCGACCGCAGGCTCGGCGTCCCCGGCGAGGACCTGCCCGGGAGCGTGGCGGCCACCGACTTCGTCAACTGGTACTGCGGCCACCCCGACGCCGAGGTCGAGCGCTTCCTGCTCGACGCGGAGGAGGTGGCGGTCGTCGGCGTGGGCAACGTCGCGCTGGACGTCGTGCGCATCCTGGCCAAGGGCGCCGACGAACTGCACCGCACCGACATTCCCCAGCCGATGCTGGACGTGCTCGCGGCCAGCCGGGTGCGCCGGATCCACCTGCTCGGCCGGCGCGGTCCGGCGCAGGCCAAGTTCACCGCCAACGAGCTGCGCGAGCTCGGCCGGCTCGGCACCGCCGACGTGGTCGTGCGCCCCGATGAGATCGACGTCGACCTCAACAGCGAGGCCATGCTGCGCGCGGCCCGCCCGGCCCGCACCAACCTCAAGATCCTCACCGAGTGGGCCGGACGCGAGCCGGCCGGACGCGAACGCCGCGTGGACGTGCGCTTCTGGCTGCGGCCGGTCGCCCTGCACGGCGAGGGGCGGGTCAGCGCCCTGGAGGCCGAGCGCACCGCGCTCGACGGCGAGGGGCGGCTGGTGGGCACCGGTGAGCGCGAGACGCTCCCGGTGGGGATGGTCTTCCGCTCCATCGGCTACGCCAGCGTCCCGCTGCCGGGCGTGCCCTTCGACGCGGCCGCGCGCACGGTCCCGCACGACCAGGGCAGGGTGCTCGACGCCGAAGGCGGCGCAGCGGTGCACGGCGACTACGTGGCCGGCTGGCTCAAGCGCGGCGCCTCGGGCGTGATCGGCACGAACAAGTCCGACGCCGCGGCGACCGTCCGCTCGCTGCTGGACGACGCGCCGGCGCTGCGCGCGGCCCGCACCGGCCTGATGCCCGTCGAGGAGATCCTGCGGGGAACCGGGGCCACCGCCACCACCTACGCCGACTGGCTGGCCATCGACGCCGCCGAGGCGGCCCGCGCTTCGGAGCTGGAGCGCGGGGAACGGGTCAAGCTCCTGGGCTGGGACGAGCTCTACGAGGCCATGCGGCGCTGA